The Miscanthus floridulus cultivar M001 chromosome 7, ASM1932011v1, whole genome shotgun sequence genome includes a region encoding these proteins:
- the LOC136465916 gene encoding S-locus-specific glycoprotein S13-like, whose amino-acid sequence MEAVKRVCSLSRPPMAPLPAFFFLTVAAFAARDTILPGEGISGNETLVSRNDVFELGFFSSGTDLYHFLGIRIRNMPRNAGTPKFWFGHRVYISDLSSVALQLFGDRLYITEAGAYLWWSSVAGDDSDGDGPAPAPASAVAVLLDSGNLVVRDQANSSRVLWQSFDYPGDALLPGARLGLDGDTGNDVSLTCTNTNWFSASASASTSSLSVDQRRRNGFVLATDGWGCCTRITIKRCIGGWIKNWNTRTR is encoded by the coding sequence ATGGAGGCAGTGAAACGCGTCTGCTCGCTGTCCCGGCCACCCATGGCACCACTGCCCGCCTTCTTCTTTCTCACCGTGGCTGCCTTCGCGGCCAGAGACACCATCCTCCCCGGCGAGGGCATCTCTGGGAACGAGACGCTGGTGTCCCGGAACGACGTGTTCGAGCTGGGGTTCTTCTCGTCGGGGACGGATTTATACCACTTCCTGGGCATCCGGATCAGGAACATGCCGAGGAACGCGGGCACCCCGAAGTTCTGGTTCGGGCACCGGGTCTACATCTCCGACCTTTCCAGCGTGGCGCTGCAGCTCTTCGGCGACCGCCTGTACATCACGGAGGCCGGGGCCTACCTCTGGTGGTCAAGCGTGGCGGGCGATgacagcgacggcgacggccCCGCGCCCGCACCCGCATCCGCCGTCGCGGTCCTCCTCGACAGCGGCAACCTCGTGGTGAGAGACCAGGCCAACTCGTCGCGGGTCCTGTGGCAGAGCTTCGACTACCCCGGCGACGCGCTGCTCCCCGGCGCGAGGCTCGGGCTCGACGGGGACACCGGGAACGACGTCTCGCTGACGTGCACCAACACGAACTGGTTCAGCGCCTCAGCGTCTGCGTCGACCAGCAGCCTCAGCGTCGACCAGCGCAGGAGGAACGGGTTCGTGCTCGCCACCGACGGTTGGGGATGTTGCACGAGGATCACGATCAAGCGCTGTATTGGTGGATGGATCAAGAATTGGAACACAAGAACACGATGA